Proteins encoded in a region of the Stieleria neptunia genome:
- a CDS encoding DUF3375 domain-containing protein: MNLDAVTTFLESSPTARLLKADLGAFVVYFLRQAFKSNTQDSAISFSHDELVSRLQVFQDELRDDERPVLLGAPDRYLREWSDAGWLRRFLPADSTGPHYQLTRYSEDAIRFVDSMLHRDTRLVGTESRLRLVIDTLVDLVRNASPDPDRRLKDLLAQRQRIDDEIASIRGGGEVETYHPAQIRERFYTAVDLLKTLQSDFRAVEDRFEAIGRQVQREAMKDDRRRGEILATALDAEDLIKQQDEGVSFDAFVAFLFAPHAQAKLRETIAEVTHLDAIADQRAALRHVRAMVPSLLAEADNVLRQTGRLSQTLRRLLDDQSAGHRKRTAEVLRDLRTLASRLKHDVAQSCQEPPETLGLNVETSIGLTSPLTRPFWTPPQVFDVAPETHVVDFETARREAKKLAHLQRLEWDRMRDVIAHATGNSPSVGLPELLKIRPLHVGIIELVGWIQIAHEDGHRIDRDATETIAVTTKDPSTGKEHPLCVVVPRVTFHRTHEKATVPIRTKRPR; the protein is encoded by the coding sequence ATGAACCTCGACGCCGTCACAACCTTTTTGGAGTCTTCCCCCACCGCCCGATTGCTCAAGGCGGACCTCGGGGCGTTCGTCGTTTACTTTCTGCGGCAAGCGTTCAAATCGAACACGCAAGATTCCGCGATCTCGTTTTCCCACGACGAGCTGGTCAGCCGATTGCAGGTCTTTCAAGACGAACTCCGCGACGACGAACGCCCCGTCTTGCTCGGCGCGCCCGATCGGTACTTGCGCGAGTGGTCCGATGCCGGCTGGCTGCGACGCTTTTTGCCCGCCGACTCCACCGGCCCCCACTACCAACTCACCCGCTACAGCGAAGACGCCATCCGGTTTGTCGATTCCATGCTCCATCGTGACACCCGTCTGGTGGGCACCGAGAGCCGGCTGCGGTTGGTCATCGACACCTTGGTCGACCTCGTCCGCAACGCGTCGCCGGACCCCGATCGGCGATTGAAAGACCTGCTCGCCCAGAGGCAGCGGATCGACGACGAGATCGCTTCGATTCGTGGCGGCGGCGAAGTGGAAACCTACCACCCCGCACAGATCCGCGAGCGGTTCTACACCGCCGTCGATCTGCTCAAGACCCTGCAAAGTGATTTTCGCGCCGTCGAAGACCGATTCGAAGCGATCGGCCGCCAAGTGCAGCGCGAGGCGATGAAGGACGACCGTCGCCGCGGTGAGATCCTGGCCACCGCACTTGATGCCGAAGACCTGATCAAACAACAGGACGAAGGCGTCAGCTTCGACGCCTTCGTCGCCTTTCTGTTCGCCCCGCATGCCCAAGCCAAACTGCGTGAAACGATCGCCGAAGTCACTCACCTGGACGCCATCGCGGACCAGCGGGCGGCGCTCCGGCACGTTCGCGCCATGGTGCCGTCACTGTTGGCCGAAGCCGACAACGTGCTGCGGCAAACCGGACGCCTGTCGCAAACCCTGCGTCGATTGCTGGACGACCAATCCGCCGGACACCGCAAGCGGACCGCCGAAGTGCTACGCGACCTTCGCACGCTGGCGTCGCGATTGAAACACGACGTCGCCCAGTCCTGCCAGGAACCACCCGAAACCCTCGGCTTGAACGTCGAAACCTCGATCGGGTTGACGTCCCCGCTGACGCGCCCGTTTTGGACCCCGCCCCAAGTCTTTGACGTCGCCCCGGAAACACACGTCGTCGATTTCGAAACGGCCCGGCGCGAAGCCAAAAAACTGGCCCACCTGCAGCGACTCGAATGGGACCGCATGCGCGACGTGATCGCCCACGCCACCGGGAATTCGCCCTCGGTTGGACTGCCCGAACTTCTAAAGATCCGCCCTCTCCACGTCGGCATCATCGAACTGGTGGGATGGATCCAAATCGCGCACGAAGACGGGCACCGCATCGATCGCGACGCAACCGAAACCATTGCCGTGACCACAAAAGACCCCAGCACAGGAAAAGAACACCCGTTGTGCGTGGTCGTTCCGCGGGTCACCTTTCACCGCACACATGAAAAAGCCACGGTGCCGATTCGAACGAAACGACCACGATGA
- a CDS encoding Wadjet anti-phage system protein JetD domain-containing protein gives MITPDAIADKAKRIYPKAVKAWLSGQLDAFFPHRVPANLSLAKDHAAAIEQVDRLRQASKDITGTGYTVRYESRRSRTHGLNQFPTAIVIDSMQDLVRLAGCAAEWTALRGAAETLRRRKPELVPWLIQRGNWKQLLDVADVLDGLLDIVDYFQSHPRPDCFARELPLAVSTKLLETHRRRLATWLDTVLPPHTIDHRYGYDAFEPRYGLRYARPHFLLRILDDALQAELGLPFEELSLPAESLSQLPVTEARILIVENKINLLSLPGLERGVALGGLGNGVTQLADVRWLHENPVFYWGDIDADGFVILDRLRQALPGVQSLLMDESVLDQFQDLATAGNGSQPKELSHLNDAERVCYETVCRTNRRIEQEHLPMERLVELLG, from the coding sequence ATGATCACGCCGGATGCGATTGCCGACAAAGCGAAACGGATTTACCCCAAGGCCGTCAAGGCCTGGCTGTCGGGCCAACTGGACGCGTTCTTTCCGCATCGTGTGCCGGCCAACCTTTCCCTTGCCAAGGACCACGCCGCCGCGATCGAGCAAGTCGACCGGCTTCGTCAAGCATCCAAAGACATCACCGGCACGGGTTACACCGTCCGGTACGAATCGCGTCGCAGCCGAACGCATGGATTGAATCAGTTCCCCACCGCCATCGTGATCGATTCGATGCAGGATCTGGTCCGTTTGGCGGGGTGTGCGGCCGAGTGGACAGCACTCCGTGGGGCGGCCGAAACACTTCGCCGCCGCAAACCGGAACTGGTGCCCTGGCTGATCCAACGCGGCAACTGGAAACAACTGTTGGACGTCGCCGACGTCCTGGACGGGTTGCTCGACATCGTGGACTATTTCCAATCGCATCCGCGCCCGGATTGTTTCGCCCGCGAATTGCCGCTGGCGGTTTCCACCAAGCTGCTGGAGACCCATCGACGCCGACTGGCAACCTGGCTGGACACCGTTCTGCCACCGCACACCATCGATCATCGCTACGGTTACGACGCGTTTGAGCCCCGCTACGGATTGCGTTACGCCCGCCCGCATTTCTTGCTGCGAATCCTGGACGACGCGTTACAGGCTGAACTCGGTCTACCGTTCGAGGAACTGTCGCTGCCCGCCGAGTCGCTTTCGCAATTGCCGGTGACCGAGGCGAGGATTCTGATCGTTGAAAACAAAATCAATCTGTTGTCATTGCCCGGCCTGGAACGCGGCGTGGCGTTGGGCGGACTGGGAAACGGCGTCACTCAATTGGCCGATGTCCGCTGGCTTCACGAGAATCCGGTGTTTTACTGGGGAGACATCGACGCCGATGGCTTTGTCATCTTGGACCGATTGCGGCAAGCCTTGCCCGGCGTGCAAAGCCTGCTGATGGACGAGAGCGTGTTGGATCAATTCCAAGACTTGGCGACAGCCGGAAATGGATCTCAACCAAAAGAGTTGTCGCACCTCAACGACGCCGAGCGAGTGTGCTACGAAACGGTTTGCCGTACCAACCGAAGGATCGAACAAGAACACCTGCCCATGGAACGGTTGGTCGAGCTGCTCGGATGA
- a CDS encoding putative DNA modification/repair radical SAM protein, translating to MDVRDKLAILADAAKYDASCASSGSKSTRPGSKIGSTEGMGICHSYTPDGRCISLLKVLLTNYCIYDCQYCVNRISSDTPRARFSVDEVVSLTIEFYKRNYIEGLFLSSGIIQTSDYTMEQLISVAKKLRTEQHYGGYIHLKTIPNASQPLIEEAGMWADRLSVNIELPTEGDLHKLAPEKKKPEIVDAMQGIRQKIDETQDDQKAGLHPPSFAPAGQSTQMIVGATDTPDVEILKTAAQLYDGQNLRRVYYSAYSPIPHADARLPGQSPPLVREHRLYQADWLMRFYGFDASEIVAEADQNLSLDIDPKLAWALANRHFFPVDVNRASREELLRIPGIGARSVKRILSIRRHKTVRREDLKKLRVAWNRAKYFVSTADHNPELANLDKSDLRGRAQPKHKQLMLFDTRQSALTGEV from the coding sequence ATGGACGTTCGTGACAAACTTGCGATTCTCGCCGACGCGGCCAAATACGATGCCTCCTGCGCCAGCAGCGGCTCCAAGTCCACTCGGCCCGGCAGCAAGATCGGCAGCACCGAGGGAATGGGGATCTGCCACAGCTACACGCCGGACGGGCGATGCATCTCGTTGCTGAAAGTCCTGCTGACGAATTACTGCATCTACGATTGCCAATATTGCGTCAATCGGATCTCCAGCGACACGCCGCGGGCTCGATTCTCCGTCGACGAAGTGGTCTCGTTGACGATCGAGTTTTACAAACGCAACTACATCGAAGGACTGTTCCTCAGCTCAGGCATCATCCAGACTTCGGATTACACGATGGAGCAACTAATCTCGGTTGCGAAGAAATTGCGAACCGAACAACACTACGGCGGCTACATCCATCTGAAAACCATCCCCAACGCGTCACAGCCCCTGATCGAAGAGGCCGGCATGTGGGCCGATCGATTGAGCGTCAACATCGAACTGCCCACCGAAGGCGACCTTCACAAGCTTGCTCCAGAGAAGAAGAAACCTGAAATCGTCGACGCGATGCAGGGGATTCGGCAAAAGATCGACGAAACCCAAGACGATCAGAAAGCGGGGCTTCATCCGCCAAGCTTCGCACCGGCCGGGCAAAGCACACAGATGATCGTCGGGGCGACGGACACACCGGACGTCGAGATTTTGAAGACGGCTGCTCAGCTCTACGACGGCCAGAACCTCCGTCGCGTCTATTATTCGGCCTACAGCCCCATCCCGCACGCCGATGCCCGATTGCCCGGCCAATCACCCCCGCTGGTCCGCGAGCATCGACTTTATCAAGCCGATTGGTTGATGCGGTTTTATGGTTTCGATGCGAGTGAAATTGTTGCCGAGGCCGATCAGAACCTTTCGCTGGACATCGATCCGAAACTGGCCTGGGCTCTCGCCAATCGGCATTTCTTTCCGGTGGATGTCAACCGAGCGAGCCGAGAAGAGCTGTTGCGGATTCCCGGCATCGGAGCGCGAAGCGTCAAACGCATTTTGAGCATTCGCAGACACAAGACCGTGCGTCGCGAAGACCTCAAAAAGCTGCGAGTCGCTTGGAACCGAGCCAAGTACTTTGTCTCGACCGCGGACCACAATCCCGAACTCGCCAACCTGGACAAGTCC
- a CDS encoding sigma-54-dependent transcriptional regulator, producing the protein MPKLIIIDDEPNLRYSLKKSLETDSLEVVTAATAESGIAAVREHQPDAVILDVRLPDMSGLDAFSIIHDLDARVPVIIITAYSTTETAIDAMKRGAFEYLLKPVEFEKLLTTVQNAIDVSLMSRTPAQFGIDSDGDTSADQIVGRSQAMQEVYKLIGQVAPQDVNALILGESGTGKEMVARAIYQHSRRAERPFLAINCAALPENLLESELFGHERGSFTGADKRRIGKFEQVNGGTIFLDEIGDMTPATQAKVLRLLQDGSFERVGNNETIRVDVRIIAATNRNLLQMVKEGTFREDLYYRMSVFMIQLPPLRERPEDIPVLAEHFIHLLNRDMQKQIRSIAPDAMQRLKHYRWPGNVRELQSAMKHALVRNVGEVLTVSSLPDTCRDLQPDASEQHRSELDAENIRIFIHDLLSQEQPNVYHELHSEIDRILLPEVLNHAEGNQAHASELLGIARSTLRTKITDLGLTFEKRLKADSDSR; encoded by the coding sequence GTGCCGAAATTAATCATCATTGATGACGAACCCAACCTCCGCTACTCGCTCAAGAAAAGTCTCGAAACAGACAGCTTGGAAGTGGTGACCGCTGCGACCGCCGAAAGCGGCATCGCGGCCGTTCGCGAGCATCAGCCCGATGCCGTCATCTTGGACGTGCGGTTGCCCGACATGTCCGGGTTGGACGCCTTCAGCATCATCCACGACCTCGATGCCCGTGTCCCCGTGATCATCATCACGGCGTATTCGACGACTGAAACCGCGATCGATGCGATGAAGCGGGGCGCATTCGAATACCTGCTCAAACCCGTCGAATTCGAAAAGTTACTGACCACCGTCCAAAACGCCATCGACGTCAGTCTGATGAGTCGCACCCCGGCCCAGTTCGGGATCGATTCAGACGGCGACACCTCCGCGGACCAAATCGTCGGCCGGTCCCAGGCCATGCAAGAAGTCTACAAGTTGATCGGCCAGGTCGCCCCGCAAGACGTCAATGCGCTGATCTTGGGTGAAAGCGGAACCGGCAAAGAAATGGTCGCCCGCGCGATCTACCAACACAGCCGCCGCGCCGAACGACCGTTCCTGGCCATCAACTGCGCCGCCCTGCCGGAAAACTTACTCGAAAGCGAACTGTTCGGACACGAACGCGGTTCCTTCACCGGCGCCGACAAACGCCGCATCGGAAAGTTCGAACAGGTCAACGGCGGCACCATCTTTCTGGACGAAATCGGCGACATGACTCCGGCAACCCAAGCCAAGGTGCTGCGGCTGCTGCAAGACGGCAGTTTCGAACGCGTCGGCAACAACGAAACCATCCGCGTCGACGTCCGAATCATCGCGGCGACCAACCGCAACTTGCTGCAGATGGTCAAAGAAGGCACGTTTCGCGAAGACCTGTATTACCGCATGAGCGTCTTCATGATCCAGTTGCCGCCGCTGCGTGAACGGCCCGAGGACATCCCGGTGCTCGCCGAACACTTTATCCACCTGCTCAACCGAGACATGCAAAAACAGATTCGTTCCATCGCGCCCGACGCGATGCAGCGGCTGAAACACTACCGCTGGCCGGGCAACGTCCGTGAACTGCAAAGCGCGATGAAGCACGCGCTGGTGCGAAACGTCGGCGAAGTGCTGACGGTCTCCTCCTTGCCGGATACCTGCCGCGACCTTCAACCGGACGCTTCGGAACAACATCGGTCGGAGCTGGATGCCGAGAACATTCGCATCTTCATCCACGATCTGCTGTCCCAGGAACAACCGAACGTCTATCACGAATTGCACAGCGAAATCGACCGCATCCTGCTTCCCGAGGTGCTCAACCACGCCGAGGGGAATCAGGCCCACGCCAGCGAATTATTGGGCATCGCCCGGAGCACGCTGCGAACCAAGATCACCGATCTGGGACTGACCTTCGAAAAACGGCTCAAAGCGGATTCCGACAGCCGTTGA
- a CDS encoding DUF4194 domain-containing protein, producing the protein MMNESKHESLDPDSLPPPVPWAPAAVRLLQGIVYHDDAGDNWERILAGVTPLSDYFARIGLMLIVNEEDGMAYLRQIEAEVLPPDYPPIPKLFRSIRLSFEASLLCVLLRDELRRFEEEIHRDDRCVITQASLLDIWQSLVPGNDDAVRANRNLGGQLRKLEELKYVRRFEKQPPSWEIRRILKARLPLAELERLRTDLTAELKRREAQAADAEPEDAMETTDD; encoded by the coding sequence ATGATGAACGAATCCAAACACGAATCCTTGGACCCCGACTCGCTGCCGCCTCCGGTCCCCTGGGCACCCGCCGCCGTCCGATTGCTGCAAGGCATCGTCTATCACGATGACGCCGGCGACAACTGGGAACGAATCCTCGCCGGTGTGACGCCGCTGAGCGATTACTTTGCCCGGATCGGACTGATGTTGATCGTCAACGAAGAAGACGGCATGGCTTACTTGCGGCAGATCGAAGCCGAAGTCTTGCCGCCGGATTATCCGCCGATCCCAAAACTGTTTCGCAGCATCCGCCTGAGCTTTGAGGCCTCGCTGCTGTGCGTGCTGCTGCGCGACGAACTGCGCCGATTCGAAGAAGAAATCCATCGCGACGACCGCTGCGTCATCACCCAGGCTTCACTGTTGGATATCTGGCAATCCCTCGTCCCGGGCAACGACGACGCGGTTCGCGCGAATCGCAACCTGGGCGGCCAACTCCGCAAACTGGAGGAACTCAAGTACGTCAGGCGTTTCGAGAAACAACCGCCCAGTTGGGAGATCCGCCGCATCCTCAAAGCCAGGTTGCCGTTGGCGGAATTGGAACGATTGCGAACGGATCTGACCGCTGAATTGAAACGCCGCGAAGCACAGGCTGCGGACGCCGAACCCGAAGACGCCATGGAGACAACGGATGACTGA
- a CDS encoding ATP-binding protein produces the protein MTESTSRPRPLSLFDTGADAAESPRQSGFRLSTFEVFNWGTFDGQVHSFKPHGATSLLVGENGAGKSTLVDAMLTLLVRPGVRNYNVAAGATKKERDERTYIRGAYDRTAGRDEKPQIQYLRDGSGFYTALLATFASGTSDKQFTLCQVMYLTASGDRKIYYAFDTRARSIAGDLGGLKSGSEIKSALTDRGFQVTESYKQYHGWFQRQVKFRPKAMDIFNQTVAVKDVQRLDQFIRDHMLEKKPWNDKVSSLLQHFAELSEAHRALVQVRQQSELLTPIIKTGRRYRTANDRLQQARDQHESAPLFFDTAIADLLRPLCDQWKLRIEHLDQEIQLLDQSLNARRSDAARLEHEIAHSGGARLQRLPDLIAAEEQQARSKREKRLVLEAKLKQAGIQIAINSAQQLEKAHQLVSQTRQALIERRQTATEQLSRCDYELGVLRNQLDDDASELESLRRRKGNLPDAFIEVRAAICSAFQLSPSDLPFAAELVTVNPDHARWEASIEQVLHSFARTLLVPDDLYAKVSGYVDAKRLVDGRGRGLRLTYDRVAPTASPTDPVSDELSLPEMLHYRDDHPLASYVRGEILHRFDHLACETIAEFQMANRRAMTIHRHVKQNHRQHAKDDRSRQDDRRHFVLGWDNRSKREALEQSIRDQQTQIATLQSQIASLRRTSDQATSLLTVLDEVAVMTDFDAIDDHRHEFDASQLRLEKEKLEASNDRVKQLKAKLADVNAELEGLESDRDRNFDERSKTQHQLDNGNRTLQSVQEGLAAARDDGSLDRAQQHFAGIETQLGDRKLTIENMGRLPTEVTHQLSAQVSDREKRVSPIRDDLTRAMGRLLTKFPVFESELSPTPQSLPDFETLQQRIIQDDLPRHERRFRQRLKEKVLQEIGLLHGSLEDEREEIRSKIEVLNEALRRLDWRPGTYMRLEPSETTDAEIRDFRRDLAGCLEGTLGGTDDANEATFGRIEKLVGRLRDDANLRWREKVIDVRNWFKFAAREYDAATAEPGSYYDGGTGQSGGEKGKLAFLVLVAAIAYQYDLRPDETDSDRFHFVMVDEMFSRSDDTRAKYALNLFARFGLQLAIVAPLDAKAKITESYVGMYGHIIKDPDTNRSELISLTAEQYRAVQGEEDTNG, from the coding sequence ATGACTGAATCCACGTCGCGGCCACGCCCCCTGTCGCTGTTTGACACCGGCGCAGACGCCGCCGAATCGCCTCGACAAAGTGGTTTTCGCCTGTCCACCTTCGAAGTCTTCAACTGGGGAACGTTCGACGGGCAAGTCCACTCGTTCAAACCCCACGGTGCGACCTCGCTGCTGGTCGGTGAAAATGGCGCCGGAAAATCGACGCTCGTCGACGCCATGCTGACGCTGCTGGTCCGCCCCGGTGTTCGCAACTACAACGTCGCCGCGGGGGCCACCAAAAAAGAACGTGACGAACGGACCTACATCCGCGGCGCCTACGACCGCACCGCCGGACGCGACGAGAAACCTCAAATCCAATACCTGCGCGACGGCAGCGGGTTTTACACCGCGCTGCTGGCGACCTTTGCCAGCGGCACCTCGGACAAACAGTTCACACTCTGCCAGGTCATGTACTTGACCGCCTCGGGTGATCGCAAAATCTATTACGCCTTCGACACCCGAGCCCGCAGCATCGCCGGCGATCTGGGCGGATTGAAGTCCGGCAGCGAGATCAAATCCGCCCTGACCGATCGGGGATTCCAAGTCACCGAAAGCTACAAGCAATACCACGGCTGGTTCCAACGACAGGTCAAGTTTCGCCCCAAGGCGATGGACATCTTCAACCAAACCGTCGCGGTCAAAGATGTCCAGCGTCTCGATCAGTTCATCCGCGACCACATGCTGGAAAAGAAACCTTGGAATGACAAAGTTTCCAGCCTGTTGCAGCATTTCGCCGAACTCAGCGAAGCCCACCGAGCGCTCGTCCAAGTGCGCCAACAATCCGAGTTGTTAACACCGATCATCAAAACGGGCCGCCGCTATCGAACCGCCAACGATCGATTGCAACAGGCCCGCGACCAACACGAATCCGCACCGCTGTTCTTTGACACCGCGATCGCCGACTTGCTGCGTCCGCTGTGTGATCAATGGAAACTGCGAATCGAGCACCTGGACCAAGAGATCCAACTGCTGGACCAATCACTCAACGCTAGACGCAGTGATGCGGCGCGACTGGAACACGAGATCGCCCACAGCGGCGGAGCCAGATTGCAGCGGCTGCCGGACTTGATCGCCGCAGAGGAGCAGCAAGCGAGATCGAAACGTGAAAAGCGGCTTGTGCTCGAAGCGAAATTGAAACAAGCCGGCATTCAGATCGCCATCAACAGTGCCCAGCAGCTTGAAAAAGCGCACCAACTCGTTTCGCAAACCCGTCAGGCTCTGATCGAGCGTCGGCAGACCGCCACCGAACAATTAAGCCGCTGCGATTACGAACTAGGTGTCCTGCGGAATCAACTTGACGACGATGCATCGGAGCTGGAATCGCTGCGCCGCCGCAAGGGCAATTTGCCGGACGCCTTCATCGAAGTCCGCGCGGCGATTTGTTCTGCCTTTCAATTGTCTCCCTCGGATCTGCCCTTTGCGGCCGAGTTGGTCACCGTCAACCCCGATCACGCCCGCTGGGAAGCGTCGATCGAACAGGTGCTGCATTCGTTCGCGCGCACGCTGTTGGTGCCCGACGACCTGTACGCCAAAGTTTCCGGCTACGTCGACGCAAAACGCCTGGTCGATGGCCGCGGTCGGGGGCTGCGATTGACCTACGATCGGGTCGCACCGACGGCATCCCCCACCGATCCGGTTTCCGATGAACTGTCGTTGCCGGAAATGTTGCACTATCGCGACGACCATCCGTTGGCGTCTTACGTCCGCGGTGAAATCCTGCATCGCTTCGACCACCTCGCCTGTGAAACGATTGCCGAGTTTCAAATGGCCAACCGACGGGCGATGACCATCCATCGACACGTCAAACAAAACCATCGCCAACACGCCAAGGATGACCGCAGCCGCCAAGACGATCGCCGACATTTTGTCCTCGGCTGGGACAACCGCTCCAAGCGTGAAGCTCTGGAACAATCGATTCGAGATCAGCAGACACAGATCGCAACGCTTCAGTCGCAGATCGCGTCGCTCCGCCGAACCAGCGATCAAGCCACGTCGCTGTTGACGGTTCTGGACGAAGTTGCCGTGATGACGGATTTTGATGCCATCGACGATCACCGCCATGAGTTCGACGCCTCGCAGTTGCGTCTGGAAAAAGAAAAACTGGAAGCGTCCAACGACCGCGTCAAACAACTGAAAGCCAAGTTGGCCGATGTCAACGCCGAGCTCGAGGGGCTGGAGTCGGACCGCGATCGCAATTTCGACGAACGATCCAAAACGCAACATCAACTCGACAACGGCAACCGCACCCTGCAATCGGTCCAGGAGGGACTGGCCGCGGCCCGTGACGACGGCAGCCTAGACCGCGCCCAACAACACTTCGCCGGAATCGAAACGCAACTGGGCGACCGAAAACTGACCATCGAGAACATGGGGCGGTTGCCGACCGAAGTCACCCACCAGCTTTCCGCTCAGGTCAGCGATCGAGAAAAACGTGTCAGCCCCATTCGTGACGACCTGACCCGGGCGATGGGTCGATTGCTGACGAAGTTCCCGGTCTTTGAGTCCGAACTGAGCCCGACGCCGCAGTCGCTGCCCGACTTCGAGACGCTGCAACAACGAATCATCCAAGACGATTTGCCCAGGCACGAACGCCGCTTTCGACAACGTTTGAAAGAAAAGGTGCTGCAGGAAATCGGTTTGCTGCACGGTTCGCTCGAAGACGAACGCGAAGAGATCCGCAGCAAGATCGAAGTGCTCAATGAAGCCCTGCGACGACTCGATTGGCGACCGGGAACCTACATGCGGCTGGAACCGAGTGAGACCACCGACGCGGAAATCCGTGACTTCCGCCGCGATTTGGCCGGCTGTTTGGAAGGCACACTGGGTGGAACCGACGATGCCAACGAAGCCACGTTCGGCCGCATCGAAAAACTTGTCGGACGATTGCGCGACGATGCCAATTTGCGATGGCGTGAAAAAGTCATCGACGTGCGAAACTGGTTCAAGTTCGCCGCCCGCGAGTACGATGCCGCCACCGCAGAACCCGGCAGCTACTACGACGGCGGCACCGGGCAATCGGGTGGTGAAAAAGGCAAATTGGCATTCCTGGTGTTGGTCGCCGCGATCGCCTACCAATACGACTTGCGGCCCGATGAAACCGACAGCGATCGTTTTCATTTTGTCATGGTCGACGAAATGTTCTCCCGTAGCGACGACACGCGGGCCAAGTACGCGCTGAACTTGTTCGCCCGCTTCGGACTGCAATTGGCAATCGTCGCCCCCTTGGATGCCAAAGCGAAAATCACCGAAAGCTATGTCGGGATGTACGGACACATCATCAAAGACCCCGACACCAACCGCAGCGAACTGATCAGTTTGACGGCCGAACAATACCGCGCCGTCCAGGGCGAGGAAGACACAAACGGATGA
- a CDS encoding ATP-binding protein, translating to MKLRDKIGCFLPVTGCILLCLGISGAWYVIEIQKQNSRLLDINVASIRCAEELELIAREMRHELDRFLLTMDRNYLVRAAEKQGTANEWLSKARQLSGSDQEQRFVADLAHRLEKYFGQLHQLIDDPDTEISSEVVDQLEEKTLSEQILVAAHHYLKFNESELEQSNQENQRLAQKLAMVMVFLGICGAIAGLEAGYGVAQAINRTMFMLSVPIRDVAGKLETVVGPVEVSADPSLRDLQRVLETVSSRVGSVVEQLHQRHQEIVRADQLAAVGKLAAGLAHELRNPLMCMKTLVQSARRNPDSAGLNATDIAVLDEEITRVDSLLQTFLDFARPSDPQFCLVELSPIVHQTVDLVTGRAETRDIRIDCQLPCASAQVRGDAMQLRQVLLNLLLNALDAVPTEGRITVTVERIGHEDVPSAAPNRPTEWVCLSVADNGCGMPADQRDRDRMFEPFFSTKDPGLGLGLAISQRIIDAHDGQLLAEDRPQGGTVVKVILPLPPTGSQPRLNAHC from the coding sequence ATGAAGCTGCGCGACAAGATTGGTTGCTTTCTGCCCGTCACCGGATGCATCCTGTTGTGTCTGGGCATTTCGGGCGCGTGGTACGTGATTGAAATTCAGAAACAGAATTCGCGTCTGCTGGACATCAACGTCGCAAGTATTCGATGCGCCGAAGAATTGGAATTGATCGCCCGTGAGATGCGACATGAACTGGACCGTTTTCTATTGACGATGGACCGCAACTACCTCGTCAGGGCGGCGGAAAAACAGGGCACGGCCAACGAGTGGCTGTCCAAGGCACGGCAACTTTCCGGATCCGACCAGGAACAAAGATTCGTCGCCGATCTTGCGCACCGACTGGAAAAGTATTTTGGCCAGCTGCATCAGTTGATCGATGACCCGGACACCGAAATCTCCTCCGAGGTGGTCGATCAGCTGGAAGAAAAAACGCTTTCCGAGCAAATCTTGGTCGCCGCCCACCACTACCTGAAGTTCAACGAGTCGGAACTGGAACAAAGCAATCAAGAAAACCAACGATTGGCCCAGAAGCTGGCCATGGTGATGGTTTTCTTGGGCATTTGCGGTGCCATCGCCGGTTTGGAAGCCGGCTACGGTGTCGCCCAAGCAATCAATCGAACCATGTTCATGCTGTCGGTCCCGATCCGTGATGTCGCGGGCAAGCTCGAAACCGTCGTCGGACCGGTCGAGGTCTCCGCAGACCCCAGCCTACGCGATCTTCAACGGGTGCTCGAAACCGTTTCGTCGCGTGTCGGTTCGGTCGTCGAACAGTTGCATCAACGGCATCAAGAGATCGTCCGGGCGGACCAGTTGGCGGCGGTCGGAAAACTGGCCGCCGGTCTGGCACACGAATTGCGCAACCCGCTGATGTGCATGAAGACGTTGGTGCAATCGGCCCGACGCAACCCCGATTCGGCCGGCTTGAACGCCACCGACATCGCCGTCCTGGATGAAGAGATCACGCGGGTCGATAGTCTGCTGCAAACGTTCCTCGATTTCGCCCGCCCCTCCGACCCCCAGTTCTGTCTGGTCGAGCTTTCACCGATCGTGCATCAAACCGTGGACTTGGTGACAGGCCGCGCCGAGACGCGAGACATTCGCATCGACTGTCAACTTCCCTGCGCATCCGCTCAGGTCCGCGGCGACGCCATGCAGTTGCGACAGGTGTTGCTCAATCTGCTGCTCAACGCCTTGGATGCGGTGCCCACCGAAGGCAGGATTACCGTTACGGTGGAACGGATCGGCCACGAAGATGTCCCGAGTGCAGCGCCGAATCGGCCGACCGAGTGGGTATGCTTGAGCGTCGCCGACAACGGTTGCGGGATGCCCGCCGACCAGCGTGACCGAGACCGCATGTTTGAGCCGTTTTTCAGCACCAAGGATCCAGGTCTGGGGCTCGGTTTGGCGATCTCCCAACGAATCATCGACGCACACGATGGCCAGCTGCTGGCCGAAGATCGTCCTCAAGGCGGTACGGTCGTCAAGGTGATCCTGCCGTTGCCACCGACCGGCTCGCAACCCCGCCTCAACGCGCATTGCTAA